The proteins below come from a single Dermatophilaceae bacterium Soc4.6 genomic window:
- a CDS encoding alcohol dehydrogenase catalytic domain-containing protein, with protein MRAVVFTSTDQPVEVTDVDLAPPGPGEVKVRIAAAGVCHSDLHVRRGEWQVPVPLVMGHEGSGVVVEVGPQVTSLAEGDHVVLSWVAPCGECRNCRAGREARCLVAATVVAPGGVLPYGGSRLSRGGETVYHYLGVSSFAEHAVVPASGAVRVRDDAPLDLMALIGCAVATGVGAVRNTAAVEAGASVVVIGCGGVGLSVVQGARLAGAERIVAMDVRPEKATLALTMGATDAVDVSGVDAVEALHDLLPDGVDYVFDAIGKTSTTEQAIRMLGLGGAAVIVGLPPAGARASFEPLVLAEADQRILGSNYGSVRPAIDIPALVDRYMDGDLMLEELVSSRQPLEAAVAALDDLEAGHALRTLLVP; from the coding sequence GTGAGAGCCGTCGTCTTCACCTCGACCGACCAGCCCGTCGAGGTCACCGACGTCGACCTGGCCCCGCCGGGGCCCGGTGAGGTGAAGGTCAGGATCGCCGCTGCCGGTGTCTGCCACAGCGACCTGCACGTGCGCCGCGGGGAATGGCAGGTCCCGGTGCCGCTGGTCATGGGGCACGAGGGCTCGGGGGTCGTCGTCGAGGTCGGACCGCAGGTCACCAGCCTCGCCGAGGGGGACCACGTCGTGCTGTCGTGGGTGGCGCCGTGCGGGGAGTGCCGCAACTGCCGGGCCGGCCGCGAGGCCCGGTGCCTGGTCGCGGCGACGGTCGTCGCCCCGGGCGGCGTGCTGCCGTACGGCGGCTCCCGGCTATCGCGTGGTGGCGAGACGGTCTACCACTACCTGGGGGTGTCGTCCTTCGCCGAGCACGCGGTCGTGCCTGCGTCCGGCGCGGTGCGCGTGCGCGACGACGCCCCGCTCGACCTGATGGCCCTGATCGGGTGCGCGGTCGCCACAGGGGTGGGTGCCGTGAGGAACACCGCCGCGGTGGAGGCCGGGGCCAGCGTCGTCGTGATCGGCTGCGGCGGTGTGGGTCTCTCTGTCGTCCAAGGCGCGAGGCTGGCGGGCGCCGAGCGCATCGTGGCCATGGACGTACGGCCCGAGAAGGCCACTCTTGCCCTGACCATGGGGGCCACCGACGCCGTGGACGTCTCCGGCGTCGACGCCGTGGAGGCGCTGCACGACCTGCTCCCCGACGGCGTCGACTACGTCTTCGACGCGATCGGCAAGACCTCCACGACCGAGCAGGCCATCCGGATGCTCGGTCTCGGTGGGGCGGCGGTCATCGTCGGGCTCCCGCCCGCAGGGGCTCGAGCGTCGTTCGAGCCCCTCGTGCTCGCCGAGGCCGACCAGCGCATCCTCGGATCCAACTACGGCAGCGTCCGACCGGCAATCGACATCCCGGCGCTCGTGGACCGCTACATGGACGGTGACCTCATGCTCGAGGAGCTCGTGTCGTCGCGGCAGCCCCTCGAGGCCGCAGTGGCCGCCCTCGACGACCTCGAAGCCGGGCACGCCCTGCGCACGCTGCTCGTCCCCTGA
- a CDS encoding C1 family peptidase produces the protein MSNGSLTAQDLEQLSKQLAADPRHKLLQNALTRNQVDAVALDHDVLVSAQRTMSHQLDDWSVTNQKQSGRCWLFAGLNLLRVGAAERLGVKDFEFSQNHLLFWDKLEKANFWLEAVIETASRDVGDRTVTHLMTDPTGDGGQWNMFVALVRKYGLVPKSSMPETVASSSTRQMNRDLTSVLRQAARDLRARAAAGDDVDQLREAKSAVLSTVHRMLSLHLGTPPETVDWQWRDKDKAFHRDGVLTPQEFAARYVTVPLDDYVSLVDDPRASSPRGRSFTVEFLGNVLDAPPVTYLNVEIDLIKRLARETIVAGEPVWFGCDVDQMYEKETGVWDAALYDYDAVYGTTTDLPKADRLLHGATMMTHAMLLTGVDVVGGEDAEGGEPVARRWRVENSWGEKDADKGFFTMNDSWFAEHVFEIAVRRDALPEELRAHLDDEPLVLPAWDPMGALAR, from the coding sequence ATGAGCAACGGATCGCTGACCGCGCAGGACCTCGAGCAGCTGTCGAAGCAGCTGGCCGCCGACCCGCGGCACAAGCTGCTGCAGAACGCCCTCACCCGCAACCAGGTCGACGCCGTCGCGCTCGACCACGACGTGCTCGTCTCGGCGCAGCGCACGATGTCGCACCAGCTCGACGACTGGTCGGTCACCAACCAGAAGCAGAGCGGGCGATGCTGGCTCTTCGCCGGGCTGAACCTGCTGCGTGTCGGGGCGGCCGAGCGGCTGGGCGTCAAGGACTTCGAGTTCAGCCAGAACCACCTGCTTTTCTGGGACAAGCTCGAGAAGGCCAACTTCTGGCTCGAGGCGGTGATCGAGACCGCGTCGCGCGACGTCGGTGACCGCACGGTGACCCACCTGATGACCGACCCGACGGGTGATGGTGGGCAGTGGAACATGTTCGTCGCCCTCGTGCGCAAGTACGGCCTCGTGCCGAAGTCGTCGATGCCCGAGACGGTCGCCTCCTCCAGCACCCGCCAGATGAACCGCGACCTCACCAGCGTGCTGCGACAGGCGGCCCGCGACCTGCGGGCCCGTGCGGCCGCCGGCGACGACGTCGACCAGCTCCGCGAGGCGAAGTCGGCCGTGCTCTCGACCGTGCACCGGATGCTGTCCCTCCACCTCGGCACCCCACCCGAGACCGTCGACTGGCAGTGGCGTGACAAGGACAAGGCCTTCCACCGCGACGGCGTGCTCACCCCGCAGGAGTTCGCCGCGCGCTATGTCACCGTGCCGCTCGACGACTACGTCAGCCTCGTCGACGACCCGCGGGCGTCGAGCCCCCGCGGGCGTTCCTTCACCGTCGAGTTCCTGGGCAACGTGCTCGACGCACCGCCCGTGACCTACCTCAACGTCGAGATCGACCTGATCAAGCGGCTGGCTCGCGAGACCATCGTCGCCGGGGAGCCGGTGTGGTTCGGCTGCGACGTCGACCAGATGTACGAGAAGGAGACCGGGGTCTGGGACGCGGCGCTCTACGACTACGACGCGGTCTACGGCACGACGACCGACCTGCCCAAGGCCGACCGGCTGCTGCACGGGGCCACGATGATGACCCACGCGATGCTGCTGACGGGGGTGGACGTGGTGGGCGGCGAGGACGCCGAGGGCGGCGAGCCGGTGGCCCGACGCTGGCGGGTCGAGAACAGCTGGGGCGAGAAGGACGCCGACAAGGGCTTCTTCACGATGAACGACAGCTGGTTCGCCGAGCACGTCTTCGAGATCGCCGTCCGGCGCGACGCCCTCCCGGAGGAGCTGAGGGCCCACCTCGACGACGAGCCCCTGGTGCTACCGGCGTGGGACCCGATGGGCGCCCTCGCCCGCTGA
- a CDS encoding pyridoxal phosphate-dependent aminotransferase family protein produces the protein MSISNPAFRPLQDAKWSDLQRLRSSSPMFDAVIEEVKGRRIRVDDHWLADFASCNYLGFDLEPEIIDSVDESIRQWGTHPSWSRLLGNPRPYIDIEDRLTELLGAEDTLALPTITHIHMSVIPAIAGRGQVFLDGQAHRTIYDGCMVARGNGATVRRFPTGDVAALEALLRAAPTGGTKLICTDGVNSMTGNAPDLVGLAAVARTYGALLYVDDAHGFGVIGERTDTESSPYGSRGNSIVRHAGETYDDIVLVGGFSKAYSSLMAFIALPTWLKDHLKVAAAPYLFSGPSPVASLATVLSGLDVNASRGDSIRASLHRKTARVLTTVSELDLATPNTSGLPIIELPLKNSDDIDAVGQFLFDAGIYVTLAAYPLVPRAEVGFRVQVTAANGDDEIEELCATLHELCDRFELQHHDD, from the coding sequence ATGTCGATCAGCAACCCGGCCTTCCGCCCCCTCCAGGACGCCAAGTGGTCCGACCTGCAGCGACTGAGGAGCTCGTCGCCCATGTTCGACGCGGTGATCGAGGAGGTCAAGGGCCGACGGATCCGGGTCGATGACCACTGGCTGGCCGACTTCGCGTCGTGCAACTACCTCGGCTTCGACCTCGAGCCCGAGATCATCGACTCCGTCGACGAGAGCATCCGGCAGTGGGGAACCCACCCCAGCTGGTCGCGGCTGCTCGGCAACCCGCGGCCGTACATCGACATCGAGGACCGCCTCACCGAGCTCCTCGGGGCCGAGGACACCCTCGCGCTGCCTACCATCACCCACATCCACATGTCAGTGATCCCCGCCATCGCAGGACGGGGACAGGTCTTCCTCGACGGACAGGCCCACCGGACGATCTACGACGGATGCATGGTCGCCAGGGGAAACGGCGCCACGGTCCGACGATTCCCGACCGGCGATGTCGCTGCTCTCGAGGCGTTGCTGCGGGCCGCGCCCACGGGGGGGACGAAGCTGATCTGCACGGACGGGGTCAACAGCATGACCGGTAACGCCCCCGACCTGGTTGGACTGGCTGCGGTTGCCCGCACCTACGGTGCGCTGCTCTACGTCGACGACGCGCACGGCTTCGGTGTCATCGGTGAGCGGACCGACACCGAGTCCAGCCCGTACGGCAGCAGGGGCAACTCGATCGTCAGGCACGCGGGCGAGACGTACGACGACATCGTGCTGGTCGGTGGGTTCTCCAAGGCGTACTCCTCGCTCATGGCGTTCATCGCCTTGCCGACCTGGCTCAAGGACCACCTCAAGGTCGCGGCAGCTCCCTACCTGTTCTCCGGTCCGTCGCCGGTCGCGTCGCTGGCCACGGTGCTGTCCGGTCTCGACGTCAACGCCTCCCGCGGGGACAGCATCAGGGCGTCGCTCCACCGCAAGACCGCCCGGGTCCTCACGACCGTCTCGGAGCTCGACCTGGCGACGCCCAACACCTCCGGTCTGCCGATCATCGAGCTGCCGCTGAAGAACTCCGACGACATCGACGCGGTGGGCCAGTTCCTCTTCGACGCGGGCATCTACGTCACCCTCGCGGCGTACCCGCTGGTGCCCCGCGCAGAGGTCGGCTTCCGGGTGCAGGTCACCGCGGCCAACGGCGACGACGAGATCGAGGAGCTGTGCGCCACGCTTCACGAGCTGTGCGATCGGTTCGAGCTCCAGCACCACGATGACTGA
- a CDS encoding APC family permease, translating to MSPSEEIPVQPGRSVAAQPDGRELRTGALGLRSVVFQNMTNMAPAAAIVYDFPTQIAAAGAALWISNSIALFAVLLIASSIIQFSRQLPHAGGYYTYLSTALGPKVGAFSAWIYFLYALVLPAEVTLIWSGIASDLVSTYLHLGIPWWVFQVVILGLVGYLAFTGVQRSARITMIAGAFEIAVFVVLGVSLLVNPVSPINLGDLSLSSSPSGWEGVLGLGLVFGILNFVGFESAAPMAEETDNPTRNVPRAVLFSVLILGTLYLFMSVAAVFGYGLANLGNFFSDAAPFDTMANRVLGIGTLVVFFAITNSSFGCSLATINQGSRVLMSMGRNGLLPAQIGAVHPLYRTPHVAAAIISALALVISLTAGAVWGTLVGFGVLAITLTAGALMIYILGNIALPVFYRNHVPAAFSWLLHLVLPVVAVVLLGYVFYRNFWPIPDSPYNLPGYFAVGWAVVGLVLVSLASRFRPQSLQAVLSDEAS from the coding sequence GTGTCCCCATCCGAGGAGATCCCCGTGCAGCCGGGCAGGTCCGTGGCCGCTCAGCCCGACGGGCGGGAACTGCGCACGGGGGCCCTCGGCCTGCGCAGCGTGGTGTTCCAGAACATGACCAACATGGCGCCTGCTGCGGCGATCGTCTACGACTTCCCCACCCAGATCGCCGCCGCTGGGGCGGCCCTGTGGATCTCCAACAGCATCGCGCTCTTCGCCGTGCTCCTCATCGCCAGCTCCATCATCCAGTTCTCCCGGCAGCTGCCCCACGCAGGCGGCTACTACACCTACCTGTCGACCGCCCTGGGTCCGAAGGTCGGCGCCTTCTCGGCGTGGATCTACTTCCTCTACGCCCTGGTACTGCCGGCCGAGGTCACCCTCATCTGGTCCGGCATCGCGTCGGACCTGGTCAGCACCTACCTGCACCTGGGCATCCCGTGGTGGGTGTTCCAGGTCGTCATCCTCGGGCTCGTCGGCTACCTCGCGTTCACCGGCGTCCAGCGGTCTGCCCGCATCACGATGATCGCGGGCGCGTTCGAGATCGCGGTGTTCGTGGTCCTGGGCGTCTCGCTACTCGTCAACCCGGTCAGCCCGATCAACCTGGGCGACCTCAGCCTCAGCAGCTCACCCTCGGGCTGGGAGGGCGTCCTGGGCCTCGGTCTCGTCTTCGGGATCCTCAACTTCGTCGGCTTCGAGTCGGCGGCTCCCATGGCGGAGGAGACCGACAACCCGACCCGTAACGTGCCGCGCGCCGTGCTCTTCTCGGTGCTGATCCTCGGCACCCTCTACCTGTTCATGTCGGTCGCGGCGGTCTTCGGCTACGGCCTGGCCAACCTCGGGAACTTCTTCTCCGACGCCGCCCCCTTCGACACCATGGCCAACCGCGTGCTCGGCATCGGCACCCTGGTGGTCTTCTTCGCCATCACCAACTCCTCCTTCGGATGCTCCCTCGCCACGATCAACCAGGGCAGCCGGGTCCTGATGTCCATGGGCCGGAACGGTCTGCTCCCCGCGCAGATCGGTGCCGTCCACCCGCTCTACCGGACCCCGCACGTCGCGGCGGCGATCATCTCCGCCCTCGCCCTGGTCATCTCGCTCACCGCCGGCGCCGTCTGGGGCACCCTGGTGGGCTTCGGGGTCCTCGCCATCACCCTGACCGCCGGCGCCCTGATGATCTACATCCTCGGCAACATCGCGCTGCCCGTCTTCTACCGCAACCACGTCCCTGCTGCGTTCAGCTGGCTGCTGCACCTCGTGCTCCCGGTGGTCGCCGTCGTGCTCCTTGGCTACGTCTTCTACCGCAACTTCTGGCCCATCCCCGACTCGCCCTACAACCTCCCCGGGTACTTCGCGGTGGGTTGGGCCGTCGTCGGCCTCGTCCTCGTCAGCCTCGCCAGCAGGTTCCGCCCTCAGTCGCTGCAGGCGGTCCTCAGCGACGAGGCGAGCTAA
- a CDS encoding fumarylacetoacetate hydrolase family protein, whose translation MRIARYTTGDDPSYGVVEGEPGSEVVHPLQGDPLYVGIVPAPGGSSVPLEEVRLLAPVIPRSKVIGIGKNYADHAAEMGGELPDEPLMFLVPNTAVIGPGDPVVMLAASDTIHYEGELAVVIGKICKDVRVEDAGACIWGYTVANDVTARDLQTSDGQWSRAKGFDTSKPLGPWIETELDPSDLRLTTRLDGEVVQDGTTADLVFGVAQLVSYASSAFTLLPGDVILTGTPAGVGPVLSGQRVSVEIEGIGTLDNPFLRR comes from the coding sequence ATGCGCATCGCGAGGTACACCACCGGTGACGACCCGTCGTACGGCGTCGTCGAGGGCGAGCCGGGCAGCGAGGTCGTGCACCCGCTGCAGGGGGACCCGCTCTACGTCGGCATCGTGCCCGCCCCCGGCGGCTCGAGCGTGCCGCTCGAGGAGGTGCGGCTGCTCGCGCCGGTCATCCCGCGCAGCAAGGTCATCGGCATCGGCAAGAACTACGCCGACCACGCGGCCGAGATGGGCGGAGAGCTGCCCGACGAGCCGCTGATGTTCCTCGTGCCCAACACCGCCGTCATCGGGCCCGGTGACCCCGTCGTGATGCTGGCGGCCAGCGACACCATCCACTACGAGGGTGAGCTCGCGGTCGTCATCGGCAAGATCTGCAAGGACGTGCGGGTCGAGGACGCGGGCGCCTGCATCTGGGGCTACACGGTGGCCAACGACGTCACTGCCCGCGACCTGCAGACGAGCGACGGCCAGTGGTCACGGGCCAAGGGCTTCGACACCTCGAAGCCGCTCGGGCCGTGGATCGAGACCGAGCTCGACCCGAGCGACCTGCGGCTGACGACCCGGCTCGACGGCGAGGTCGTGCAGGACGGCACGACCGCCGACCTGGTCTTCGGGGTGGCCCAGCTCGTCTCGTATGCGTCGTCGGCCTTCACCCTGCTCCCGGGCGACGTGATCCTCACCGGCACACCGGCCGGGGTCGGCCCGGTCCTGTCCGGCCAGCGCGTCTCGGTGGAGATCGAGGGCATCGGCACGCTCGACAACCCCTTCCTGCGCCGCTGA
- the gltX gene encoding glutamate--tRNA ligase: protein MSDAPSSPTSPVPPSAPRLRVAPSPTGDPHVGTAYMAMFDLAFARQQGGTFLLRIEDTDRARFQADSESQLYDTLRWLGLTWDEGPDIGGPVAPYRQSERLDHYRPYADRLLAEGKAYLCWCSGERLTTMREIQQKAKEPTGYDRMCLGKTREERALLPGFSETPVVRMQVPDDVELVFDDLIMGPTKAPHPDDQVLLKADGFPTYHLAVVVDDHEMGITHVVRGQEWISSTPKHLLLYRWFGLEPPRFAHFPLLRDEKKAKISKRKSPWARLTWFREQGYLPEALVNFLALQGYPPILEADGTEREVFTFAEFSQRFTWKDVNPAGSVFNLDKLGWLNGVYVRELETRELASRVLPFLQRDGVLGDSPSLGELGRLEQVTALIQTRMVLLTEATPLVRPFFVADDVLEVAADARAQLNDDAPRVLDAAIDAVEALPDEHGGPLGSDASFAAEAIEAALRAAIVEGLGVKPKFAFGPLRTAVSGQRVSPPLFESMEILGKASTLTRLRALRATL, encoded by the coding sequence ATGAGCGACGCACCGAGCAGCCCCACGAGCCCCGTCCCGCCGTCCGCCCCACGACTGCGGGTGGCCCCGTCGCCCACGGGCGACCCGCACGTCGGCACGGCCTACATGGCGATGTTCGACCTGGCCTTCGCGCGGCAGCAGGGCGGTACCTTCCTGCTGCGCATCGAGGACACCGACCGCGCTCGCTTCCAGGCCGACAGCGAGAGCCAGCTCTACGACACCCTGCGCTGGCTGGGCCTGACGTGGGACGAGGGCCCCGACATCGGTGGCCCCGTCGCGCCCTACCGGCAGAGCGAGCGGCTCGACCACTACCGGCCGTATGCCGACCGCCTCCTCGCCGAGGGCAAGGCCTACCTGTGCTGGTGCTCCGGCGAGCGGCTGACGACGATGCGCGAGATCCAGCAGAAGGCCAAGGAGCCGACCGGCTACGACCGGATGTGCCTGGGCAAGACGCGCGAGGAGCGGGCCCTGCTGCCCGGCTTCAGCGAGACGCCCGTGGTGCGGATGCAGGTGCCCGACGATGTCGAGCTCGTCTTCGACGACCTCATCATGGGGCCCACCAAGGCCCCGCACCCCGACGACCAGGTGCTGCTCAAGGCCGACGGCTTCCCGACCTACCACCTGGCCGTCGTCGTCGACGACCACGAGATGGGCATCACCCACGTGGTGCGCGGTCAGGAGTGGATCTCGTCGACCCCCAAGCACCTGCTGCTCTACCGCTGGTTCGGTCTCGAGCCGCCTCGCTTCGCGCACTTCCCGCTGCTGCGTGACGAGAAGAAGGCCAAGATCTCCAAGCGCAAGAGCCCGTGGGCGCGGCTCACGTGGTTCCGTGAGCAGGGTTATCTGCCCGAGGCGCTCGTCAACTTCCTTGCGCTGCAAGGATATCCGCCGATTCTCGAGGCCGACGGCACCGAGCGCGAGGTCTTCACCTTCGCGGAGTTCTCCCAGCGCTTCACGTGGAAGGACGTCAACCCGGCCGGGTCGGTCTTCAACCTCGACAAGCTGGGCTGGCTCAACGGCGTCTACGTGCGTGAGCTCGAGACCCGGGAGCTGGCCTCGCGGGTGCTGCCCTTCCTCCAGCGCGACGGCGTCCTCGGCGACTCGCCGTCCCTGGGCGAGCTGGGCCGGCTCGAGCAGGTCACCGCCCTCATCCAGACCCGCATGGTGCTGCTCACGGAGGCCACTCCGCTCGTACGCCCGTTCTTCGTCGCCGACGACGTGCTCGAGGTCGCCGCCGACGCCCGCGCCCAGCTGAACGACGACGCCCCGCGGGTGCTCGACGCCGCCATCGACGCCGTGGAGGCCCTGCCCGACGAGCACGGAGGTCCGCTCGGCTCTGACGCCAGCTTTGCCGCGGAGGCCATCGAGGCGGCGCTCCGAGCGGCCATCGTCGAGGGCCTGGGCGTCAAGCCCAAGTTCGCCTTCGGCCCGTTGCGCACGGCGGTCTCGGGGCAGCGGGTCTCGCCGCCGCTCTTCGAGTCGATGGAGATCCTCGGCAAGGCCTCGACCCTCACCCGTCTGCGGGCTCTGCGCGCCACGCTCTGA
- a CDS encoding EAL domain-containing protein: MPRHRGPGLWVGYLALATALTCCYYLFPAYQSPVWTALGLSSVVATVVGVRRHRPRQPLAWYLLAAAELAFITGDTTYNVLTDVLHQDNPFPSVADLLYLLTYPLFAAGIFLIIRARSSSRDLPSLIDAVIITTGLGLLSWVYLIVPNFQADGLDGLQRATSVAYPAGDVMILALLARLVAGGGLRFTAMRCLVTGAVGLMAADFAYGLVQLRGSWQIGGPVDLGWAIFYIGWGLAALHPSMGRLSDVAPLGSVAIGRARLALLASASLIAPGVLLAESQMHTDTPATTVAIFSAALFILVLARMWGILSAHQQSVGRERALREASESLVIARGLPDIYRAALSSVMSLVGSERLHSASVHVADPDGVHCVADIGVRLDPADVAALWDVAQAGGSLSSSGTISVNPLRYDGEDLGMLVTKGRSVLTVDQHDALTTVASQVALAVVSATLVEELSQRKVQEQFRGMIQNASDVIVVVDESLRISYATPSLERELGHIVPDLVGTPLSALLHPDESATANALVAGIGGRSSQVTLRSDWRVRHADDRYLFFEVLTSALSDDSGAISFVLTMRNVSERRALEQQLMHQAFHDALTGLPNRALFQDRVEHALTRAARTGTAIVLAMVDLDDFKVVNDTRGHAAGDALLLAVAQRMQRMLRASTTVARLGGDEFAVLIEDVEDSARGLDLSERVMSPFRSPYAVDDEELLVSASIGVMFSGGSDRDLDYAELLRCADLALYAAKEEGKGRVEVYRDELHTTMVNRVNLSAELSLAMETGQFELHYQPIVLIDTGEILGSEVLVRWRHPTRGQVMPAEFIALSERTGQIIELGRWVLDRACRQWREWADLGHVSHRLSVNVSAHQLKDAGFADEVGAVLRRHSMPPAALVLELTESVFALDTSVILDQLSLLAASGVHIAVDDFGTGYSSLSYLQRFNVHELKVDKSFVDGLGTDNPDDGALTAAILSMAQSLRLEVVAEGIERVAQRDELWSMGCALGQGYLYSRPVPPDELLAMLACPQPLGPPLAVTGGPGVARLQLPTPIVTLPGVA, from the coding sequence TTGCCGCGTCACAGGGGTCCCGGCCTGTGGGTTGGATACCTCGCCCTTGCGACGGCACTCACGTGCTGCTACTACCTGTTCCCCGCGTACCAGTCACCCGTATGGACGGCTCTGGGTCTGTCGTCCGTGGTGGCGACCGTCGTGGGGGTGCGCCGACACCGTCCGAGGCAGCCCCTTGCCTGGTACCTGCTCGCGGCCGCCGAGCTCGCCTTCATCACCGGTGACACGACCTACAACGTCCTGACCGACGTGCTCCACCAGGACAACCCCTTCCCCTCCGTGGCCGACCTCTTGTACCTCCTCACCTATCCGCTCTTCGCGGCCGGCATCTTCCTGATCATCCGGGCGCGGTCGTCGTCGCGCGACCTCCCCAGCCTGATCGACGCCGTGATCATCACGACCGGTCTGGGTCTGCTCTCGTGGGTCTACCTCATCGTGCCGAACTTCCAGGCCGACGGCCTCGACGGGCTGCAGCGCGCCACCTCGGTGGCCTACCCGGCCGGGGACGTGATGATCCTGGCCCTGCTGGCGCGTCTCGTCGCGGGTGGCGGGCTGCGCTTCACGGCCATGCGATGCCTGGTCACGGGAGCGGTAGGACTCATGGCGGCCGACTTCGCCTACGGTCTCGTCCAGCTGCGGGGATCGTGGCAGATCGGCGGCCCCGTCGACCTCGGCTGGGCCATCTTCTACATCGGCTGGGGCTTGGCCGCCCTGCACCCCTCGATGGGCCGACTGAGCGACGTCGCGCCACTGGGCAGCGTCGCCATCGGACGCGCGCGGCTGGCGCTCCTGGCCTCGGCCAGCCTCATCGCGCCCGGCGTCCTGCTCGCCGAGTCGCAGATGCACACGGACACCCCCGCGACGACGGTGGCGATCTTCTCGGCCGCCTTGTTCATCCTGGTCCTGGCCCGGATGTGGGGCATCCTCTCGGCTCACCAGCAGTCGGTCGGCCGAGAAAGAGCCCTTCGTGAGGCGAGTGAGTCTCTGGTGATCGCCCGGGGACTGCCGGACATCTACCGGGCCGCCCTCAGCAGCGTCATGTCCCTGGTGGGGTCCGAGCGGCTGCACAGCGCATCCGTCCACGTCGCCGACCCCGACGGCGTCCACTGCGTGGCCGACATCGGGGTGCGGCTCGACCCCGCCGACGTGGCCGCCCTGTGGGACGTCGCCCAGGCCGGCGGAAGCCTGAGCTCGTCCGGCACCATCAGCGTCAACCCGTTGCGTTACGACGGTGAGGACCTCGGCATGCTCGTCACGAAGGGCAGGAGCGTCCTCACGGTGGACCAGCACGACGCGCTCACCACCGTCGCATCGCAGGTGGCGCTCGCCGTCGTGAGCGCCACCCTCGTCGAGGAGCTCAGCCAGCGCAAGGTCCAGGAGCAGTTCCGCGGCATGATCCAGAACGCCTCGGACGTCATCGTGGTGGTGGACGAGTCCCTGCGGATCAGCTACGCAACCCCGTCTCTGGAGCGCGAGCTCGGGCACATCGTCCCTGATCTCGTGGGGACTCCTCTCTCTGCCTTGCTGCACCCCGACGAGTCCGCCACGGCGAACGCCCTGGTGGCCGGCATCGGGGGGCGCTCCTCCCAGGTGACCCTGAGGTCGGACTGGCGAGTCCGTCACGCCGACGACCGCTACCTGTTCTTCGAGGTCCTCACCAGCGCCCTGTCCGATGACTCCGGTGCCATCAGCTTCGTGTTGACGATGCGCAACGTCTCTGAGCGGCGGGCCCTGGAGCAACAGCTGATGCACCAGGCCTTCCATGACGCCCTGACGGGCCTGCCGAACCGCGCCCTCTTCCAGGACCGGGTCGAGCACGCGCTCACCCGGGCCGCCCGCACAGGCACGGCGATCGTCCTGGCGATGGTGGACCTGGACGACTTCAAGGTGGTCAACGACACGCGGGGCCACGCTGCGGGTGACGCGTTGCTGCTCGCCGTCGCCCAGCGCATGCAGAGGATGCTGCGCGCCAGCACCACGGTGGCACGCCTCGGTGGTGACGAGTTCGCCGTCCTCATCGAGGACGTCGAGGACAGCGCGCGGGGTCTGGACCTCAGCGAACGGGTCATGTCGCCCTTTCGCTCCCCCTACGCGGTCGACGACGAGGAGCTCCTGGTCTCGGCCAGCATCGGCGTCATGTTCAGCGGCGGCAGCGATCGCGACCTCGACTACGCCGAGCTCCTCCGGTGCGCTGACCTGGCGCTGTATGCCGCGAAGGAGGAAGGCAAGGGTCGCGTGGAGGTCTACCGCGACGAGCTGCACACCACCATGGTGAACCGGGTGAACCTCAGCGCCGAGCTCTCCCTCGCGATGGAGACCGGCCAGTTCGAGCTGCACTACCAGCCGATCGTGCTGATCGACACGGGAGAGATCCTGGGGTCCGAGGTCCTCGTCCGGTGGAGGCACCCCACCCGTGGCCAGGTCATGCCCGCGGAGTTCATCGCGTTGTCCGAGAGGACCGGCCAGATCATCGAGCTCGGGCGGTGGGTGCTCGATCGGGCCTGTAGGCAGTGGCGCGAGTGGGCAGACCTGGGGCACGTGAGCCATCGCCTGTCCGTGAATGTCTCGGCTCACCAGCTCAAGGATGCCGGTTTCGCCGACGAGGTCGGTGCGGTGCTGCGCCGTCACAGCATGCCACCCGCGGCGCTGGTCCTCGAGCTGACGGAGAGCGTCTTCGCTCTTGACACCTCCGTCATCCTGGACCAGCTGAGCCTGCTCGCCGCCTCAGGTGTGCACATCGCCGTCGACGACTTCGGGACGGGCTACTCCAGCCTGTCCTACCTGCAGCGCTTCAACGTCCACGAGCTGAAGGTCGACAAGTCCTTCGTCGACGGCTTGGGGACAGACAATCCCGACGACGGCGCCCTGACGGCCGCCATCCTGTCCATGGCGCAGTCGCTGCGGCTGGAGGTCGTGGCCGAAGGCATCGAGCGGGTGGCCCAGCGGGACGAGCTGTGGTCCATGGGGTGTGCGCTCGGGCAGGGTTACCTCTACTCCAGGCCGGTCCCCCCCGACGAGCTGCTCGCCATGCTGGCCTGCCCCCAGCCCCTCGGCCCGCCACTGGCCGTCACGGGCGGGCCCGGCGTCGCCCGACTGCAGCTACCGACGCCGATCGTCACTCTGCCCGGCGTCGCCTGA